The DNA region AGGGCGGCTCTTTAGAGAGCGTTAGGCGCGTGGCCTTCACCTGGCGCGATGTTGCTGTGGCATACGCCCTCGCAGAGGCGGCGTATAGACACTTGGCGCCTCACATGCCGGACATCGAGGCTGTGGTAAAAGAAGTTGCGGAGAAGCTGGCTAGGGGGGAGGCGGTAGACGTCTACGAGCACTACAGACAGTTCCGCCACTTCGCCGAGAGGATAAGAGAGGTTGTGTGGATCCTCCGCGCGAGGCTTGCCGAAATCCAGACATACGCAAGGGAGCTTGGTCTAGCAGAGGAGGAGTTTGAGCTAAGGCTGGCAGAAGAGCTGGCGTGGGCTACGGTGAATGAGCTTAACAAGCTCGGCGGCGCCACTCTGGCAGACAAGATCGTGGCGTTTACACTCGGCTTGGAGACAGACTCGGCATACGGCCGCGTTGTACTGTGGCTAGCTGAGAGGGGAGAAGGCGTAAGGGTGATGGCGATAACGCCGAGGACAGCCTATGTAAATTATCGGACAAAGAACACGGAGGGTGGGGTCAGCGTCGGTGAGGAGCCGCTTAGGGCTGTGTTTCTCAAGCTTCTAGCCGGTCTCACCACTTTAAACCTAGAAGGCGTGGTGCTCGTGCCTAAAGTCAACGCCTCCTCCGTAGATGAGCTGTTGAACTTAGAGAAGGGCGCGCTGGAAATAATCGCCAAGGTGAGGACGAGTGAGGATGTCAAAGAGGTGAGGGGGGCGGCGGAGTGGGAGAAGAAACGCGAAGGTAGCATCACCGTGTTTGTAAAAGGCGGGCTCCTCGACTTTTTGAAGAGGGAGGAGTTTGTACAGGGGATTGAAAAGGACGTAGGCGCGGCGCACTGCTTTGCCCTGGGTTGGCTGACGACGGACGCATCGGTTAGACAGCGTACTGTCATAGCGGAGACCACCTCTCTCTTCCAAGCCGCCTTGTACAAGGCCTCTGGCTTTGAGGAGGTGAAGGCCGAGGATTGGGGGACTGCCACTGGCGCGGGGTTCAAGGTGTATTACCACGGCTCTAGCTCTGGGTTGTACCAACGCTACCTCAAAATAGCAAACGGGGTGAGGGCTGGGCTCGGGGTCGTACAGCCCCTAGGCGGCGAGTCGAAGGAGGTGGAGGGGAACCTGGAAAAGCTCGCAAAGGCGAAGGAGGCTGTCAAGACGCTCGTGGACAAGCTTCTGGCAGAGGGCAGAATCTCTGTCCACCCGGCCGCCGGCATGTCTGCAGAGGAGGCGGCGGAGAGGGCCAAGAAGGCGGCTGAAGACATCATGAGCAGAGAGGCGGCCGAGAAGATAGACCCGGTGGAGAACGCCCCGTACGGCCGCGTCTACTACCCGCTTATGCATCTGTTGATCAACGACGTGTCGGAGGCGGAGTTGGCCCAGTTCTTCACCGCGGCAATATTCGGCGACGGCACAATAAATCCCTACGATATCCGCTTAATTTTAGGCGAGTTTGACTCGGACAAGCTACCCTACGACAGATTCCACAAGCTGGCCCTCTGGATTGCCGTAATTGAGAAGTACCGCCCCGTCTTTGAGAAATACGGCGTGGACATAACACCGAGAGTGTATGTGTGGGGAGATGCAGTTAACATGCGCTTTAATCCTAAGGCGGCTGGCCTCCTATTCGCCTTAGGAGGCGGGCCTATCTGGCGTATCTACGACAAATATGTTCGCGAAGTAGGGCAGAGCCTCTGGGACGCAGGGTTTATCAAGGCCGAAGACATGTTGTACCTCGTGAAGGAAGCCTTCAAAGACGTCAAAGTGCGGTGGCACATAGACGAGGCAGGCGAAAGGCCGGTATTAAGAATTCGGTTTGTTAAAAACGTGGGCGGGGAGGAGGTGGAGGTTGCCAACCTGAACGTATATGTGAAAGAGCCGGACAAGGAGCTTTTCGCCGAGTTCGTGGGCTCTCGTGAGAGGGCGGAGGCCTTGGCGTCTATTCTTAGGGCTTGGGGGGGGGGGGGTAAGGCGGAGGCCAAGCCCGTGGACAAGAATTGGCGTGTGGTGCTATCCTCCGGCCAACTGGCAGCCGTTGACCACCCCGAGTTTAAGAGGGCGCTGGAGGCGTTTATAATCAAGGTGAAGGAGGAGGGGTTATTGACGGATAAGCAGGCGGAGAGGAAGTTGATGAAGTTGTCCACAGGTCCAAACACGGTGGAGATCGCTGGAGTGGGTTTCAACATAACACCGGAGTGGGAAGGAGATGATAAGAGGAGAGTTCCGTATAGAGCGGTAATCCGCCACTATTCAGTAAGCCTTGAGGAGTTCCGCGAGGCGGTTAAAGTCCTAGAGGAATTTGGCCTTGTAAGGGGCGTGGACTTCACGGCCGAGTGGGACGAGGCTGGTGTTGGCGATATCTGGCTTAAGGCCGGCGCCTTCGACAAGGCAGTTGAGACGCTGAAAGGCGCCGGGTTTAAGGAGGGGGAAGACTTCGCAGTGTATAAGGCCAAGGGAGGCGGCGGCCGCGTACGCGTAAAAAAGCCAAAGGAGAACCTAAAGAGGGCGCTTGAGGCTTTGGAGAAGGCCGGCCTTGAGAAGGGGAAGGACTACACGCCGCCAGCGGAAAGGGCGAAGTCCGCATCACAATGCCGGAGGGTCTGTGGGCCATTGCGTGGAAGGCGAAGAAGGGAGACGCAAGAGCCAAGGAGGTGCTGGATCAGTTGCTGAAGGTGGCTGATAAGCTGGGGGTGAGGGAGTACTTCGAGGAGAGGATAAGGCCTGTGATGCTGGCCGGCACCAAGAACGCGGTGGGGAAGAGGGTAACGGTGGAAGACGTCACAGTGGAGATTACGGGCTTCAAGGTGGAGTGGGTGTCGTTAGAGGGCGCGAAGAGGCCGTGTAGTTGGTCGGCTGAGCCGTGTAGGCCTAATGTAGTCATTAAGTACAGGGCAGATGGCGAGGAGCAGGTTTTCAATATGACGTGGAAGATCAAGGAATCGGGCAGAATTGAGGCCTCTGTGAAGATGGCGAATAGACTCGACAAGGCCGCCGCTCTCGTAGCCGTCGCGGTTTGGGAAGGCGACGAGGAGGAGAAGAAAAGGATACTCGACAAGGCGAGGGGGGGTGATGTGGTGACCCTCACCTTGAGCAACCTACTCGCCATGGCCCAGTACGATGAGTCGTTGCTGGAGTGGGTCATGTTTGTGAAGAAAACAAAAGCCCCCATCTCGTGAACCCGCCTCAGATACGCGCGTGTATATTATGGGTTAAAAACTTCGTAGGTGGTGCACCCCTCTAGGGCCGCCGCGTCTGGCGGCTCTACTTGGTGGTAGTGTCTTATGGGATAGTCCATGTTATCGCTGGCGATTTGTCTAACTAGCCGCAGGTACTCTCCTGTGTTGCCACATTTTGTTATGATTATGAGTTTTCTCGCTTTTATACGGGCCTGGGTCAAAATCTCCTTGAGGGGCCGGCTTGACTCGCACTTTTCAAAAACGGCAAGTAGGCAGTCCTTTTTCTCCATTATACTCTTCTGCCTTTGCGCCCGCTGGGCGGCCTTATAATGTCATGTGGAATCGGCGTGACGTCTTCAATACGGCCTATTACTAAACCCGATCTGGCGAGGGCCCTAATAGCCGCAGAGGCCCCAGGGCCCGGAACCTTCATGCCGTAGCCGCCTGGGCCTCTCACTTTTATGTGCACAGCGTTTATGCCGCGGGCCATGGCTAGTTGCGCGGCCTTGTAGGCGGCCTGCATGGCGGCCCAGGGAGAGGGCTTATCTTTGTCAGCTCTCACCACTTGGCCTCCGCTGACCCTCGCCACAGTCTCCGCGCCGGTCAGATCCGTAATTGTGATTATCGTGTTGTTTGAAGAGGAGTATATCCACGCTATGCCCCACCTGAGCTTCTGTTGTTGTTGCGGCTGCTGCTCCGCTGACATCGTTGAGTAGGCAAAAGATGGCTATTTATTTTTTCTTCCGCTTGCCTAGGTATCTGGGCAGTGTGCCTGCCTCCTCCAGCGCACTGATCAGCCCGATGGCCAGGGCGGGGACCACGAAATCGGTCGCTATCGTGACCTCTGGTATCAAGTCGATTACCAATGAGGCGAATCTGAAAACACCTGTGGGGACGCCCTCCCTCGCCCCTATCAGCACGTTTACTCTGCCGCTTTTAAAAAGCTCCGCCAGCCTCTCCTTTGCGTGTGTTACGTAGTCGCCTTTTGGGTCCGTCACTATGAGGGGCTCGCCGGCTCTGTCTCTCACCCACTGGTACAGCTCGTAGACGTGTACGGGGACTTTCCAAACCGGCCTGCCATAGCTCCTCGTCTGTATCTGGTACCTGCTTTCTATGCCCTCTTCCACAGCCTCTGCGAAGAGGCGCAACGTGCGGGCGGGGATAGGCTTGTGGAGGAGGATTACCAGCTCGCCTACTTCAAACGTCTGGACAGCCCGCCCGATTCTCTCGCCCATTTTGCGCACGGCCTCTTCGTCGCCCTCGTATACGAATTGTCCCAGAGCCACCTTTCTAAGATACCCCAAGGCAAGTGGCTTGTCGCGGCGGAGCTTTCTATACTCCCCCGTCGCTGGGATGCACACAGCCGCGGTGTCCTGGAAAATCTCCACGTATAGAGGCTTTGTGGGCTCTTCAAGGTCTACATTGGCGCCGGTGACCTCCTTCACCGCGGCGCCCACTCTGACGTTTATGTCAATTGAGGAGAAGGTATGGGAGCCCCTCCTGGTAGTCCTAATGGCGAAGGTGTCGTCTGGATTTATGTACCGCTTGGCCACCTCAACCGCCGCCTTTTCTATCTCGGCGGGGTCGGCGGGCACCAGCTTTTCCACCACCAACACGCGGTCGGCTTCTGGCACCTTCTGCGCTATGAGCTGGGCAAGCGCCCACTTGTCCGAACCCGGGGCCTTCACAAACACTATGCCTAGGTAGCCGAACGGAGCCGGCTCGACCTCAGCACCTGGTCCCAAGACCTCGCCAATGTGCGACGCGGCGATTTTCTCAAACCCCCTCCTCGTCTTTACTATTACGTCCACATCGCCGTTGTTGTACCTCTATAAAAAACATAACGCAATAATTTAAATATAGGTTCATTAATATTTATGGCAACGTGGAAACTAGAAGAAAATATACAACGCGACCTGGAAAAAGCACATGAAAACATTGAATTGTATGGAGGGCACCTCCTCAAGGCTCCTAACAAATATGAAATAAAGACGGGGGTCATCATAGCGGCGAGGTTCGCCGATAAGATAAGGAGAACGGCCTTCGCGGTGTTCGGCGGCGTATTGCCAAGAGAGGAAATAGTGAGAGCAACCTCGGAGCTTAACAAGCGGATCTACGAGACACTAATCTCGATGGGCATAGGCAAGCTTGACATTATCAGGATTACTGTAGAGGCCGCCGTGGAGGGGGGGAAGCTCGTCTTCGGCGAGCCTAAGATAGAGTGGTTCATCCCTCACAGCGAGGTGCAGAAAAAGGTGGAAGAGTGCGAGAAGAAGATGAGCGAAATCCGCAAAAAAATCGAGACATTGCTTAGCGAAATACCCTAGTCGATCTTTATTTCAAACCCCCTTTTTTTCTTCTCAGTTTTTTCGAGCTCCACCGACAGCACACCGTTTTTGTAAGAAGCCTTGGCCTTGCTGGGATCTACGGCTGCTGGTAGCCTAATCTCTTTGTGGTACTTCCTGTCCTTCCCCTTGGCGTCTATTGTCAGCGTCCTCCCGTCTTCGCTGACGTAGAGCTTTATGTCCTCTTTTTCAACTCCAGGCATGTCCACCACAACCTTTATCTTGTCGTCCTCCTCCACGATGTCGGTGAGGGGGTCTATCTCGTCAACCACCTCTATCCTCTCCATGTCGGGCCTCCTCCTGACGTTGCCGAACTCCCTAACCACAGGCTTGCCGTCTGGCCCCATGGTTATCTCAAATCCGTAGTAGTAGTACCGGGGCCGGCCGCCGCTCACTCCCGGCGAGGATAACCTCTTGAAATCCTCCTCTATCTGCCTCTCTATTTCTTCAAAGAATTTCTGCCACCTTCTCATAAATCTCTCAAATTCGTCGAAAATAGACATAAGACGTCTCTGTGTATGTCCTTTATAAACTTTATAAGCCGGCTATTGCCCGCCTGAGTCTCTTAGCGACTTCTTCGTAGCGCCTCATGTCCTCTGGCGTAAGCGACGGCGGTATTCTCTTCAACGCCTCTTCGAAGTGTTTCATGGACACGGGCTTCGCGCCGACGCTCCTCTCTTTAATCGTCTCCCTCAAAGCCAGCATAGCCGCCTCTCTCACCACGGCGGCTATGTCGGCGCCTGTGTAGCCCTCAGTCTTCTTCGCCAGCTCTTCCAAATTGACGTCGTTGGCCAGCTTAACCTTCTTTGTGTGCACTTTAAAGATCTCGAGCCTTGCCTTGATGTCGGGCGGCGGCACGTATATAATCCTGTCAAAGCGCCCAGGCCTCAGCAGGGCGGGGTCAAGTATGTCTGGCCTATTCGTCGCCGCCATGACCACCACGTTTTTCAACGTCCCAATGCCGTCCATCTCCGCAAGGAGCTGGTTCACCATGCGGTCGGTCACGCCGGAGTCCCCGAGCCTCGATCCCCTGGCGGGGGCTATCGAGTCTATCTCGTCGAAGAATATAACACACGGCGCGGCCATGCGGGCCTTTTTGAACACCTCGCGTATCGCCTTCTCGCTCTCGCCAACCCACTTGGAGAGGAGCTCCGGCCCCCTAACGGCTATGAAGTTGGCCCCCGACTCCGTGGCCACAGCCTTGGCGAACAGCGTCTTTCCAACCCCCGGCGGGCCGAAAAGCAGTATACCCTTCGGCGGCTCTACGCCGAGCTCCTCGAAGTAGTGGCGGTACTTCATGGGCCACTCCACAATCTCCCTCAGCTCTTGCTTAATTGCGTCGTATCCCCCGATGTCGTCCCAGTGCACCTCCGGCACCTCTATGATGACCTCGCGGAGCACGGTGGGGTGGACAAACTTCATGGCTTCTAGGAAGTCGGACATGCCTACCTTCAGCTTGCTCAACACCTCCTGGGGGATTATGTCCTGCTCAATGTTGATCATCCCCTTGTTTATCGCCTTTCTCAACGCCGCCATGGCCGCCTCCTTAGCGAGAGCCGCTATGTCGGCGCCGGTGTAGCCGTGGGTCATCTCTGCAATTTTGTCAAGGTCAACCTCGTCGCCGGGGTTGCACACCTTGGCTTCCACATCGGCCTTAGTGCACAGCGGCATATTCCTAGTGTGGACGGCCAATATCTCCCGCCGCGCCCTCTTATCCGGCATGGGTATGTGTATTTCTCTGTCGAATCTTCCTGGTCTTCTTAGTGCTGGGTCTACTGCGTCTGGTCTGTTGGTGGCTCCTATGACTACTACTTGGCCTCTTTCTTGTAGTCCGTCCATTAATGTCAACAGCTGGGCTACTACTCTCTTCTCCACTTCGCCCGTCACCTCCTCCCTCTTGGGGGCTATGGCGTCTATTTCGTCGATGAAGATTATCGCCGGGGCGTTTTTCTTAGCCTCTTCGAATATCTCCCTCAGCCTAGCCTCACTCTCGCCGTAGTACTTAGACATAATCTCCGGCCCATTTATGGCTACGAAGTAGGCGTTGGCCTCGTTGGCAACGGCTTTTGCCAAAAGCGTCTTCCCAGTACCGGGAGGGCCAATTAACAGAATACCCTTAGGCGGCTCAATACCCAAATGCTTAAAAAGCTCCGGGTGGCGAAGAGGAAGCTCCACAAGCTCCCGAATCTTCTGCTTAGCATCCTCCAAATCACCAATATCCTCCCAAGTGATTCTGGGGATCGTCAGCTCGGCCTCCTTGACTGGCTCTTCCCTCACTGTGACCTCGGTGTCGATGGAGACGTAGGCGGCGGGACCTGGCTGTACCTGGACCACCACGAAGCGGATGGCGCCGCCGTAGAAGGGGACGTCCACCGCCTGGCCCCTTGCCACCGGCTTGCCTAGCAGAATCTGCTTCTTGACGTACTCCGGGTCGACCCTGACGGGCTCGGTGGGGGCGAGCACCACTCTCTGCGCCGGCTTCAGAACCGCCTTCTTCACCTTAACCGTGTCGCCTATACCAACGCCGGCGTTTTGCCTTATTATACCATCCATCCTAATAATCTCCTTATCCTCGTCTTCTGGATACGCTGGCCACACTTGGGCATACGCCGTCTTCCTCCCACTAATCTCCACGTAGTCGCCAGGTTCTATACCAAGCCTTTTCATAACTCTGACAGGTATTCTAACAATGCTACGGCCGACGTCGCGGGACTTAGCCTCAGCTACTTTAAGAATAACCTCCGACATGCCCCTATCTACTATGTGAATATAAAAACTTTGAAAAATCCCCTTACCTCGCCCGAGCCTCCGCCTTCTCTGCCTCCTTAACTTTTTCGGGCATGGCGTACGTCACGTAGACCCTAGCCAGCTCCTTCACCACGTCCATTTTGTTCAACACACCTACCAACTCGCCTTTTTCGTTGTATACAGGCAGGACGCCTTGTTCGAACAACTTGTCTATCACCTCCTTGGCGTTTGCGTCGGCGCTCACAGCGTGGTCAACCGGCCTCATGACGTCAATTGCGGTAATTATCCCGATTTTGGAATATCTCAATCTGCTAAGACCCGTCCTCACCGCCCTCCTTACACCTGTCTTTGTGAAAAACACCAGCTTCTCCCCTCTAAGGCTCTCCTCCACAGGCCTCAGAGTCAAGTCGTCCACGGTCATGACTCCCTTAACCTCGGCGCCTTCCTTTACGACAACGCCG from Pyrobaculum arsenaticum DSM 13514 includes:
- a CDS encoding CDC48 family AAA ATPase, with translation MSEVILKVAEAKSRDVGRSIVRIPVRVMKRLGIEPGDYVEISGRKTAYAQVWPAYPEDEDKEIIRMDGIIRQNAGVGIGDTVKVKKAVLKPAQRVVLAPTEPVRVDPEYVKKQILLGKPVARGQAVDVPFYGGAIRFVVVQVQPGPAAYVSIDTEVTVREEPVKEAELTIPRITWEDIGDLEDAKQKIRELVELPLRHPELFKHLGIEPPKGILLIGPPGTGKTLLAKAVANEANAYFVAINGPEIMSKYYGESEARLREIFEEAKKNAPAIIFIDEIDAIAPKREEVTGEVEKRVVAQLLTLMDGLQERGQVVVIGATNRPDAVDPALRRPGRFDREIHIPMPDKRARREILAVHTRNMPLCTKADVEAKVCNPGDEVDLDKIAEMTHGYTGADIAALAKEAAMAALRKAINKGMINIEQDIIPQEVLSKLKVGMSDFLEAMKFVHPTVLREVIIEVPEVHWDDIGGYDAIKQELREIVEWPMKYRHYFEELGVEPPKGILLFGPPGVGKTLFAKAVATESGANFIAVRGPELLSKWVGESEKAIREVFKKARMAAPCVIFFDEIDSIAPARGSRLGDSGVTDRMVNQLLAEMDGIGTLKNVVVMAATNRPDILDPALLRPGRFDRIIYVPPPDIKARLEIFKVHTKKVKLANDVNLEELAKKTEGYTGADIAAVVREAAMLALRETIKERSVGAKPVSMKHFEEALKRIPPSLTPEDMRRYEEVAKRLRRAIAGL
- a CDS encoding PaRep2b protein: MLPAKLVLNLARGVEGADTPPIRRVEAEHGVALRVVAMIERALIPAAVSAVGVVGAIAAHDAVLSAATPIAAAIALANADQFKEAVKKAREAAERIYEAAKELWEAAKVALERIIEIVVEAIARALDYVKAYWFVLAAAAAGLIAYSLAQQLDFSLWQEHVAFHASLIAGIPQFKKAELPLKEKAPAVWEAAERFWRHGGREALAELVDRLNNSGWLKEQAVKAVEAVKASEKRMISRVAKKGGSLESVRRVAFTWRDVAVAYALAEAAYRHLAPHMPDIEAVVKEVAEKLARGEAVDVYEHYRQFRHFAERIREVVWILRARLAEIQTYARELGLAEEEFELRLAEELAWATVNELNKLGGATLADKIVAFTLGLETDSAYGRVVLWLAERGEGVRVMAITPRTAYVNYRTKNTEGGVSVGEEPLRAVFLKLLAGLTTLNLEGVVLVPKVNASSVDELLNLEKGALEIIAKVRTSEDVKEVRGAAEWEKKREGSITVFVKGGLLDFLKREEFVQGIEKDVGAAHCFALGWLTTDASVRQRTVIAETTSLFQAALYKASGFEEVKAEDWGTATGAGFKVYYHGSSSGLYQRYLKIANGVRAGLGVVQPLGGESKEVEGNLEKLAKAKEAVKTLVDKLLAEGRISVHPAAGMSAEEAAERAKKAAEDIMSREAAEKIDPVENAPYGRVYYPLMHLLINDVSEAELAQFFTAAIFGDGTINPYDIRLILGEFDSDKLPYDRFHKLALWIAVIEKYRPVFEKYGVDITPRVYVWGDAVNMRFNPKAAGLLFALGGGPIWRIYDKYVREVGQSLWDAGFIKAEDMLYLVKEAFKDVKVRWHIDEAGERPVLRIRFVKNVGGEEVEVANLNVYVKEPDKELFAEFVGSRERAEALASILRAWGGGGKAEAKPVDKNWRVVLSSGQLAAVDHPEFKRALEAFIIKVKEEGLLTDKQAERKLMKLSTGPNTVEIAGVGFNITPEWEGDDKRRVPYRAVIRHYSVSLEEFREAVKVLEEFGLVRGVDFTAEWDEAGVGDIWLKAGAFDKAVETLKGAGFKEGEDFAVYKAKGGGGRVRVKKPKENLKRALEALEKAGLEKGKDYTPPAERAKSASQCRRVCGPLRGRRRRETQEPRRCWISC
- a CDS encoding DUF2258 domain-containing protein, yielding MATWKLEENIQRDLEKAHENIELYGGHLLKAPNKYEIKTGVIIAARFADKIRRTAFAVFGGVLPREEIVRATSELNKRIYETLISMGIGKLDIIRITVEAAVEGGKLVFGEPKIEWFIPHSEVQKKVEECEKKMSEIRKKIETLLSEIP
- the hsp20 gene encoding archaeal heat shock protein Hsp20; this translates as MSIFDEFERFMRRWQKFFEEIERQIEEDFKRLSSPGVSGGRPRYYYYGFEITMGPDGKPVVREFGNVRRRPDMERIEVVDEIDPLTDIVEEDDKIKVVVDMPGVEKEDIKLYVSEDGRTLTIDAKGKDRKYHKEIRLPAAVDPSKAKASYKNGVLSVELEKTEKKKRGFEIKID
- a CDS encoding 30S ribosomal protein S11, yielding MSAEQQPQQQQKLRWGIAWIYSSSNNTIITITDLTGAETVARVSGGQVVRADKDKPSPWAAMQAAYKAAQLAMARGINAVHIKVRGPGGYGMKVPGPGASAAIRALARSGLVIGRIEDVTPIPHDIIRPPSGRKGRRV
- a CDS encoding SPOUT family RNA methylase, which codes for MDVIVKTRRGFEKIAASHIGEVLGPGAEVEPAPFGYLGIVFVKAPGSDKWALAQLIAQKVPEADRVLVVEKLVPADPAEIEKAAVEVAKRYINPDDTFAIRTTRRGSHTFSSIDINVRVGAAVKEVTGANVDLEEPTKPLYVEIFQDTAAVCIPATGEYRKLRRDKPLALGYLRKVALGQFVYEGDEEAVRKMGERIGRAVQTFEVGELVILLHKPIPARTLRLFAEAVEEGIESRYQIQTRSYGRPVWKVPVHVYELYQWVRDRAGEPLIVTDPKGDYVTHAKERLAELFKSGRVNVLIGAREGVPTGVFRFASLVIDLIPEVTIATDFVVPALAIGLISALEEAGTLPRYLGKRKKK
- a CDS encoding PaRep2b protein, with the translated sequence MPEGLWAIAWKAKKGDARAKEVLDQLLKVADKLGVREYFEERIRPVMLAGTKNAVGKRVTVEDVTVEITGFKVEWVSLEGAKRPCSWSAEPCRPNVVIKYRADGEEQVFNMTWKIKESGRIEASVKMANRLDKAAALVAVAVWEGDEEEKKRILDKARGGDVVTLTLSNLLAMAQYDESLLEWVMFVKKTKAPIS